The region TAGCCGAATGGATTAATGATGGCCTTATGTCTGTATTTTTCCTGTTGGTAGGTCTGGAAATTAAAAGAGAAATGCTGGAAGGTGAACTTTCCAATATTAAAAATGCTTCCCTTCCTATTTTTGCAGCCATCGGAGGAATGCTTGTTCCGGCTCTTATTTATGCATTTTTTAACAACGGAACTGAATATGCAAAAGGATGGGGAATTCCAATGGCAACAGATATTGCCTTTTCTTTAGCCATTATTTCTATGCTGTCCAGCCGTGTTCCTGCTTCTATTAAGATATTTCTTGCTGCATTAGCTATTGTAGATGATTTAGGAGCTATTCTTGTTATTGCAATATTCTATACAGAACAATTGCACTGGAGCTATTTACTAATATCAGGAGGTATTTTAGTACTTCTCGTACTATTCAATAAGCTAGGTGTTAAAAAACATATTTTCTATCTGATTCCGGGTGTCGCACTATGGTACTGTATGCATCATTCCGGTATCCATGCTACTATCTCAGGTGTTTTATTAGCCTTTACTATACCTACAAATATATCTGACACGGAGATTTCACCACTGGAAAAACTGGAAGGGATGTTACATACTCCGGTTAACTATTTAATTATGCCAATTTTTGCACTGGCCAATACCAATATTGTTTTTCAAAAAGGAATGGTGGATGGCTTATTTACCAGTTTTGGAGCCGGTATTATTGGAGGTCTAATTATTGGGAAATTAGTCGGAATTTTATTATTTAGCTTTATAGCGGTTAAATTAGGAATCAGTAAACTCCCCCAGCATTCTAAATGGTCACAAATGGTGGGCGTCGGCCTCCTTGCTGCCATAGGGTTTACAATGTCCATTTTCATTGCAATTCTGTCTTTTAAAGGGCATCAGGATATTCAGGATGAAGCCAAGTTTGCCATTCTTGTAGCCTCTACCCTTGCCGGATTTGCCGGATACACTGTGTTAAAATTCACTTCTAAAAAAAGAAGAAGAATCAATTAAAATTGAAATTAAAAAAGATAAAAAATAAACCTTATAGGCTTTAGAAACCTACAAGGAAAATATTACAAATAACAAAAAATGCCCTGCTAAGCAGGGCATTTTTTGTTATTTGTAATAATGATATTCTATCGAATACCGCCTTTATTAAATAATATTCTGAATGCCAGATACAGCAAAGGTAAAGACATAATCAGGATTTGGAAGATATGCTCCAGTGTATTCATCGGAAAGCTTATAAAAGCATAAACCAATCCTACAACTGAACCACCTAAGTGTGCAGCATGTCCCAGATTGTCCCATTCTTTCGGGTTAAGCATCATATAAACAGAATAACCGAAATACAAAGCTCCGAAGATATATCCGGGAATTGGAATTGGAATAAAGAAAAAGCCTATTCCCAAATAAGGATTCATGGCGATCGCTGCAAATAAAATACCTGAAACACCTCCACTTGCTCCGATTGCCGAATACATTGGATTATTCTTGTAGATAAACAGACTGAAAAGATTTCCGGCAATAATTGCCCCGAAATAAATCAGTACAAAGCCTACTTTTCCGAAATAATCAATTACAATTCCACTAAAGAAAAATAATGTAAGCATGTTAAACAACAAGTGCATAATATCAGCATGCAGAAATCCTGATGTCAACAAGCGTATATATTCTTTATTTCGCTGAATAGCTCCTACCTGAAACATATACTGAGAAAAAAATCCTCTGTCGTTAAAACCTTTAAAACTTACTAATGCTGTTGCAGCAATAATAATGATAACTAATAAATCCAAATCCATATTATAATGTTTCTTTCAACCATCCGAAGAACTCGCGCTGCCATACAAGAGCATTATGCGGATGAAGTACCCAGTGGTTTTCATTAGGGAAATAAACCATTTTGGCTTTCAGTCCTTTTAATTTAGCAGCCTGAAAAGCTTCCTGTCCCTGCTCATAAGATACTCTGAAATCTAAACCTCCCTGCACAATCATAATAGGCTTATTCCATTTTCCAACATAATTACTAGGGTTGTATGTAGTGTATGCAGGTGCATCCGGTTTTTCCCAGTAAGAACCACCGATTTCATGATTAGCAAACCATAATTCTTCGGTAGTACCATACCATGATTTCATATCAAAAAGACCATCATGCGCAATAAATGTTTTGAATCTGTTTTCGTGAATACCTGCCAGCATAAATACCGAGTAACCACCATAACTTGCACCTACTGCAGCCATTCTATCTCCGTCCACATACGGAAGTGTTTTCGCGAAGTCAGCTGCCGCCAGATAATCTCTCATTGGCTGTCCGCCCCAATCTTTACTGATATCAGCATTCCATTTCACTCCCCAGCCTGGCATACCACGTCTATTCGGAGCTACGATGATATAATCATTAGCCGCCATAAGGGCCATATTCCAACGCTGACTGAAAGTCTGAGTAAGTGCCGATTGTGGCCCTCCCTGGCAATATAATAGCGTTGCATATTTTTTATTCGGGTCAAAGTTCGGCGGATAGATAAACCATACTCCCATTTCTTTACCATCAGAAGTTTTCACCATCTTTAACTCGCTCTTACTTGGTGTAATTGCAGCATAGTTATCTTTATTAACATCAGTGATCTGTGTAAACTCACCTTTCTTTAAAGAAACATTAAACAGATCAGGACTGTGGTTAAAGTCTGTTCTGGTTACCAGTAGTCCATTTTTAGTTTCTGCAAAAATTCCGCTAACATCAAATTTATCTTTTGTTACCTGTGCGATTTTTGCATTCTGAGGGTTAACGCTGAATAATTGTTTTACACCTCTGTATGCTGCATTGAAATAGATTGTCTTTGCATCTTTGGACCAATAGAAACCTCCGTCCACACTATCGTCCCAATTTTGGGTAAGATTGGTTTTCTTTTTGGTTTTCCAGTCCATGATTACGATATCATTCTTATCTGCTTCATATCCGTCTGTACGCATACTTTGCCATGTAAGATATTTTCCATCCGGGCTGAATTTAGGGCTTACATCGTAACCCATCATCCCTTTTGTCAGATTCTCTGTCTGACCACTGGCAAGATCATAAGCAAAGATATCTGTATTTGTACTCTGTGCGTATTCTGCACCGTACTTTTCTTTCGTTACATATAACAACTGGCTGCTATCCGGACTCCATACAAAATCCTCTGCACCGCCAAAAGGCTGTTGTGGAGACATAAATTTCTTCCCTTCCAGCAGGTCTTTTGCTTTTGCAGCATCTTCAGAAGTATTCACTACAAAAACATGGGACATCTTACCTTCATACCAGGTATCCCAGTGACGGTTATTAAGGTCTGTATAAATCTGAGCTGTAGACTTTGAAGTGTCTTTGTACTTATCTTTTCCAAGAATAGTTTCAACCTGAACCTCTTTACTGAATGCTACTTTTTTTCCATCCGGAGATACTACAATATTATCTGCATCATCTCCTATTTTGTAAAATTCTGACCATGTATTTCCTTTATCTTTAGAAATATAGATTACTCCACCTTCTTTAGCATAAAGACCATTTTTATCCCATTGAATAATTGCTTTTTTTCCAAAGTCAATTTGCTTTGCAGAATTATTCAGAAGATCCAGAAAATAAGACTTTGCATTTGTTTTTTCAGTTTTCAGATCTGTTATGCCTACTTTATAAATAAGAGAAGACTGATCCGGCGCAACAGCCTGAACAGAGAATTTGCCTAGTGTCCATAATTTTTCCGGAGTCATCACATTTTGCGCATTCATTAATAATGGTGCAGCCAGAGCAACTGCAGTATGCTTTAATTTCATGTACGGTTTATTTTAATTAGTTGATAAGTTGTTTGGTTACCTATATATTACAAGTTTCAGTTTTTACCTGTAAATTATATCACCTCCCATAAATCCTACGAAAATAAAAAAATCCATTCACTTTTAATGAATGGATTTATAAATATTTTATATCTAACTTCTTAGAAGTTGATAATAGTTTTCATTTTCTCTTGCTCTTCCATTACCAACTCGTCGTCAACAAGGATTTTACCAGAGTACTCATCAATGATAATTCTCTTTCTCTGAGCAATTTCAAGTTGCTTTTGTGGTGGAATAGTGAAGTAAGAACCTTTAGCAGCACCTCTTTCGATACCTACTACTGCTAAACCGTTTGAAGAACTTGTTCTGATTCTGTTGTAAGAAGATAAAAGTCTGTCGTCAATTTTTTCAGAAAACTCTTTAGATTTCTCTAAAAGGTATTCTTCTTCTTTCTGAGTTTCAGATACTAAGCCATCTAATTCATTTTTCTTGAAGTTAAGGTGGTTAGTTAGCTCATCGATTTTAGCATTTACTTCAGCTAAAACTTCATTTTTATGATCGATTTTAGCGTTGAATTCTCTGATCTTTTTATCAGCAAGCTGAATTTCAAGTTCCTGGAATTCAATCTCTTTACCAAGGGCCTCGAATTCTTTATTGTTTCTTACGTTATCTTGCTGAGATTTATATTTTTCAATTAAATTCTGAGCATGACTTCCAGCTTCTTTCTTAGCTTTAATCTGATCCTGAAGATCTTTGATCTCAGTGCTAAATTTAGCTGCTCTTTTGTTAAGACCTTCGATTTCGATTTCCAAATCTTCTACTTCAATTGGTAATTCACCTCTTGTGTTACGGATTTCGTCAAGTCGGGAATCAATGATTTGCAGATCGTATAATGCGCGAAGTTTGTCTTCTACACTAATTTCTTGTGCTTTTTTAGCCATATCTATAAGAAATAATTTACGGGATTCGTTTTTATATTCGTCTTTAAGATTGCAAATTTAGTAAATTTTTCGGAGAAAAATTCATATAATTGTTCAACAACGAATTGCTCGGATTCAAAATGGCCGATATCTGCCAGTATAATCCTATTTTCGGCGAGAAAAAAATCGTGATATTTAAAGTCTCCGGACAGGTATATATCACATCCGGCACCTATTGCAGCTTTAATTCCTGAAGCTCCGCTTCCCCCCAGTACTCCTACTTTTTTTATTTTTCTATTCGGAATTTTGGAATGGCGTATTACATCGAGTCCAAACTTTTCTTTTACAAAGCTCAAAAAAGTAACGGCATCTGTCTCTTCTTTCAACTCTCCATATTGTCCTAAGCCTTCATATTGATTATCGTTTTCCAGACTATAGATCTGGTAAGCCACCTCTTCGTATGGATGTGCCACTTTCATTGCTGCAAGAATCTTATTCTTTTTATAGGTTTCAAAAACAAATGATAACTGAACTTCTTCAACATATTCTCTTTGCTCCACGCTGCCTATTCTCGGGTTAGCTCCGTCTAAAGGGCGGAAACTTCCTTCTCCATTAAGCTTGAATCTACACTGATCATAGAATCCTATGTGCCCGGCTCCGGCACCAAAAATAGCATGCTCTACCTCATCAGCATTGTCTTTTGGTACATAAACACTAAGGTATGAAAGCTGTTTTTGCTTTGGCATCAGGACTTTCATATTTTCCAGACCTAACTCTTTACATATCCTGTAATTGACTCCAAACAGGTCATTATCCAAAGCTGTATGAATAGCATAGATGGCAATCTTATTTTCTAATGCCTTTATAACACTTCTTTCAACGTAATTTCTTCCGGTTAAAGATTTCAGACCTGAGAAAATAATCGGATGAAAACAGATAATAAGATTGCATTTGGTTTCTATAGCTTCATCCACAACCTCTTCCAGAGCATCATGACACAACAATATTCCTGTAACTTCCCGATCCGGGTTTCCACATAGTAACCCTACGTTATCAAAATCTTCTGCCTGCTGCAAGGGCCATTGTTTTTCTGTAATCGAAATTATTTCTTTAACTTTCATCCGTTATTTAATAATATTTTTTTGTTTTCTACAGAATCAAATGAACTTTCATCCATTTCTTTCTGTAAGAATGACACGAAGATATTAATTTTGCTACAGATGAGAAAAATAAGACTAAAGCCGGAATATGATTTGACTCCACAAGAGGGATGGTTGGAAAAGGTTTATAAAATAATATACCTGTCGAATACCAGAGCCGGAAAAACTTTTGATATTATCCTGCTTATTGTTATTTTACTGAGTACGGTTCTAGTAATGCTGGAAACTGTTCCGACATTAAGTCTGAGAACGATCCGGAGTTTATACTGGATTGAATCTTTTGTAACTATACTCTTTACCATAGAATACATTCTCCGGATTGCCTGTATAAAGGATAAAAGAGAATACATTTTCAGCTTTAACGGAATTATAGATTTTCTGTCTATTGCACCGTTTTATCTCCATTTATTTTATCCTGCTACGCATTATTTAATTGTCATCAGATTATTGAGACTTTTAAGAGTTTTCAGAATATTCAATCTTCTGGATTATATGAAGGATGGCCGCTACATTACTTCTGCTCTGAAACACAGCTCCCGAAAAATATACATCTTTCTGCTATTCCTATCTATCTTTATTGTTATTATAGGCTCTTTAATGTATGTGGTAGAAGGCGGAGAAAATGGTTTTACAAGTATACCTACCAGTATCTACTGGGCTGTGGTAACGGTTACCACAGTAGGCTATGGAGATATCTCTCCTGTTACACCTTTTGGAAAATTTCTTTCTATTGTCGTTATGCTTTGTGGTTATAGTATAATTGCTGTTCCTACAGGAATTGTTACTTCAGAGTTCCGGCAAAAAAGAGCACTAAAAAATGATCTGGCTTGCCAGCGCTGTGGAAATACCGAAAATGATTCAGATGCCCGCTATTGTAAAAAATGTGGTGAACGCTTATCTTAACAATTTATACTTCTGCTAATTTATCATAGCAAATAGTTGAACTGGTTTAAATTCCTAATGTTTGGAGGTGTTTTACATCATGATAAAGCAGGGTTGCTTTTATGCATTCCTTTAATTCTTTTAGAGGAATTTTTTCATTTAATTGGAAAATGATCGCTCTTTTCCCTTCGTACCTGAATTGATTACCAAATACCATACGAAAGGTATCGACTAACCTGCTGCTACACTGAAAATACATTGCATATTGCTTTGGAGATTTTTCTTTCCAGTCCATTCGAAGTGTACTTCCATTTTTGGTAATGAAGCTAGGTTCTCCCCATTTTAGAGTTTCTTCCAATACGTCTACTCCATGAGTCTCTCCGGCAGTTTCAATCACCAGTTCTCTAAGAAACTGCATCTTTTCACGGATTAATTCCGGATAGTTATTGAATTTATCGTTGACTTTCGGATCAGTCTTTAGCTTCAAGTTTTTCATATTATATACTCGTTGTACAAGGTATAACCTATCGTAATATTTCTGTATCACTACAAAAGTAACAACAAAGAATGTAAAAATAAAGCTGAACAGCAAAAGCCTATAAAAATGACCGGAAGAAATTCCGGCCACAACTACTAATTATTCTGCACTTTTATTCGTCGGATATAGCTTCAAATACTAAGCTATATGACTGTTTATAAATGTAGAAATATTTTCTACTGCATCCTGAACCTCAGTAAAAACAGAATCCATATGCATGAAACCGTGTATCATTTCTTCATAAACAACAACTTCTGTCGCTACTCCGGACGTCCTTAGATTTTCCACTAATATTTTCCCGTCATCATGCAAAGGGTCGTGTCCCGCTAATAAGACTTGTGTAGGCGGTGTATGTTTAAAGTCTTTGATTAAAACAGGAACAGCTAAAGGATTCTGTTTATCCTCTTCTTTTTGTAAATACCATTCCCATGCTTGTACTCCTCCTTCTAATGAAAGAACCGGCCCATTTGCGTAAGTCTGCCATGATTCTGTACTCAGTTTATTATCTGCTGCCGGATATATCAAAACCTGAAATCTTAATCTGTCTCCCAACTCACTAGTAATAGCAACAGACAATGCTCCGCCTGCACTATCTCCTACAATACCAATTTTATTCTGATCGATTTTTAATGTAACGGCATTGTCAAAAACCCAATTGGTTATATAAATACAGTCATCTAATCCAGCCGGGAAAGGATGCTCTGGTGCAAGTCTGTATTCCGGGAAAATAACAACTGATTTAGTAGCATTAGCCAATTTTCTCACAATGGCATCGTGTGTCTCGAAACTACCTGCTACAAACCAACCACCATGAGTATAAATAATAGCAGAAGAGTTTTCTGTTACTGAGCCCTCAGGGCGGTATACCCTGACCGGGATACTATGCCCTCCATTATCTATATTAAATTCTTCAATGATTCTTACCATTTCTTTTTTGACACTGAACTGAGCAGCCATACTCTCATAGCTCTTCCGGCTCATATCCAAAGCATCTTTAGCATCAAAAACCTGTACATTCTGCATATGATCTGCAACTGCTTTCACTTGTGTTGTTAACTTCATTCTGATAGTTTTTATGTACTGTTAATTATTTTATACAGTACTTATTCTCTTATATCAAAATTATAGCGATCTCTCTTTTATTCCTAATACATTGCTTAATGTATGTTACTAACAATTTAGTAAGTATTGGATTAATTGGACTAAAACGGATATCCTGTTTTAAACTTTCAGACTTATCCTTATTTTTTTTCGAAAATGAATTTTGCGGCATAGTTTATGTGTTGGGATAAAAGACATGGATACAGAGTTATTCAGATATAAAATAAACCTTAAACAAACACTTTCTCACATGAAATTAAGATTACTATTTACAGCCGCACTCCTCTATACGTCTGTTAGTGTATGGGGTCAACAGCTAAAAGGCATGGATGTGAACATTTCCGAACAAAATTCTGCAATCTTATCTGTTGATCTTTATACAGAAGATGCTGTAATTACAGTCGACTCTTATGGGCAGCTTTTAAGATACCAGCCTAACAGAAGAAACAATTTTCAGCAAAGAGATGATTTTGACCGCTCATCCAATGATAACATAAGATACAGGTACGGAAAATATCCAATAGAATATTATAGCGACAACGATATCTGGGGACGTAATAATATGATTAAAAATATCGGAAGAATAGGATTTGAATACTTCCACAAGAACGATATCTGGAACCGTGATCTTTTCTTCAAACAGATTGGAAATATAAACTTTGAATATTTTGACAATGATATTTGGGGCAGAAAAGGAAAATTGAGAAAAGTAGGCAATGTTACATTGGATTATTATTCTGATTGGGACAATAACAAGCGTATGGTTGGACAGTTAAAATCCATACAGGGTGAAAATGACCTGATACAGATTAATGTAATTCCACAGTACTACTATAGAAATGATGGAAGAAGATAAATATGAAATAAAAAAGGAAGCAAATTGCTTCCTTTTTCGTTTATCTAAATGTTATGCTTTAGCTTTCACTAATTTAACTTCGAAGATTAACCATGCATTTGGCGGGATAACACCTCCGGCACCTCTTGCTCCGTAACCTAAATCTGGTGGGATAAGGAATGTAGCTTCTTCTCCTTCTTTTAGTAAAAGAATACCTTCATCCCAACCTTTAATTACACGACCAGTTCCTACAGGGAATTCGATAGGCTCGTTTCTTGAAATTGATGAATCGAAAACCTGACCATTTGTTAATTTACCTGTATAATGAACAGAAACCGTATTTCCAGCCACAGGCTGAGCACCATCTGTAGTTTTTGTAATTTTATACATCAAACCACTTGCAGTAGTTGTCATTCCACTTTTTAGCTCTTCCAATTTCTTTTTAGCCTCTTCTTCTTTCTTCTGAAGGAATACTTTGTTGTTTTCAGCAATTTTAGATTTTCCTTCATTGAAAAGTTTAGCCGCATCGTAGTGCTTATAAGCATCTCCTTTTGTAAAGATGGTCACTTTTTCTAATACAATGTCAGTTTTTGGCTTATCCTGAGCACCTTTCTCTACATTAGCGACATCATCTATAACCTGCTCTCCTTTTACCACTTTACCAAAGATCGTGTGTCTTCCATCTAACCAAGGTGTTGCCACTTCAGTAATAAAGAACTGAGATCCGTTGGTATTAGGACCAGAATTAGCCATAGAAAGAATACCTTTTCCTGTATGCTTAAGGTCATTTTTTTCATCATCGAATTTATAACCAGGATCACCCATTCCTGTTCCTTTAGGGTCACCACCCTGAATCATAAAGTCTTTGATTACTCTGTGAAAAATTGTACCGTTGTAGAAAGGCTCTCCTTTCTTTTTCGCCGAGTTTTCTATTTTTCCTTCTGCTAATCCTACGAAGTTAGCAACTGTTACTGGTGATTCTTTATCGTTAAATTTAACAAGGATATCTCCTTTTGTTGTCTTCAAATTTCCATAAAGCCCTTCCGGCAATTGCTCATAAGCAGCTTTGTCTAAATTGATTTCTTTTAAATCCAAAGTTTTACAGTTTAATAAGGTTAATAATACTGTACACAAAAATACGACTTTCTTCATAAATGACCTGTATAGTATAAATTGAGTTTTTTAGTTGCGCTAAAATAGGCATTTTTATAAAAGCCTGTTTAAATTTTATTACTAATACTTTTTTAAATTAAAATTTAAACAGACTCTAATTGTCATATTAACTTTAACGAGGGTATAAAAATAAAAATGACCGGATATTTCTTCCGGTCATTTTTGTATTTCTAATTCTTCAGCTTAAAAACTAAGTCCTGAAATCATTAACTGAGCATTTGCTTTAGTATCGATAATTGCAGTTATACTACTATTCCCTACCACAAAATCAGATGGTCTGAAGTCTATCACCTTACCTTTTATAAAGAGTCCTTTGTAATATTCTTTATTCAGACTTTCTTCAATGCTTTTACGGGAACTTTTCTCCATCTCCAGCGTAGGAATACCATATTCTTTTTCAATCATATTAATAATCTTTCCTTTAAAAAGGAATACCAATGTCTTCTGAAATACATTACTCGTTTTCAGATTGAACCTGGTATCGGTAAATACAATTTTCTTTTTTACGGGATCATAAGTTGGTGTACCTGTAATAACGGAAGTACCATTAACCGTTCCACTTGTCTCTGCTTCTATCACTACTTTCTCGTCCTTCCCATATACCTTTATACTTTCAATCACAATTTTAGACTTCCCTTCTCTGAAGGTAAATTCTTTGTGAAGAAACTGTTGCTCTGCCAATTTGGTTGCTTCAGTAAATGGAATATTTGCAGTAGTCTGCAGCTTGAAAACATTATCAATTGCTGGTTTGGTGACAAAACCAGGCACTGTAGTTACAGTTGCACCAGCAGCCGGCCGATTTCCGGTGAATGTTTCGGAATATAAATCTACCCCTAATGTTGCGGAAATCTGATTGGCATATACTTTTAATGGTGTTGCAGAAAGGCTTTGCGGACTAATCTTCAACCATGTATGATACTCTTCGGAGATATTAATAGGATTTACAAATTGATTCCACGCCATTACCAGATAAGGCTGCATATTCATTTTTTCCTTTACCTGCTGATCTATAACCCCGGTAAATTTCTGCTGTTGTTTGGTAAGTGTGCTTTCTATAAGTGATGATATAGGAATTTTTACTTTACCATAATCCAGTACAGGTTTTTCTTTCCATACAAAACCTGCTGTTGTAGTCGCTGTATTCAGTGTCCAGTTATTATTAAAACTAATATTGGAGATAAAATTCATCACCACACTAAAGTTTGTCGACTGATATGCATAATAACCTAAAGTACCATATCCTTTTTCTGCCCATATTTTAAGAGGTACAGAGATCATAATACGGTTATTGGTTAACCCCTGTATTACGATATTTCCGTTTTTCTCAACTCTGGTTTTAAACTGATCATTGTTGTTATCCGTATAGGATTTATCCTCGTAAATAACCCCATTAATAGACTGGTTAATTAATCTGTTGATTTCCGCCATTGGAATAACAACCGGAATAGAAATTCCTGATTTTATTTTAGGAAAGTTATATTCAACAGTATCCTGAGCAAAGCTATATGCAGACACTAATACGAATAAAAGTATTTTCTTCATCATAAAAAATTGTACGAACAAATATAAACAAGTTTCAAATTTGAAACCTGAAGTTTAAAATAAAAAACATGCCAAAAGAGCAAAAATGGTCAGAAAGAAGATCTGAGCATTTTTAAGTTCTTTAATCAACTGGAAAAATTATTAAAAACCTCATAGGTCTCAGAGACCTATGAGGTTTAAGGACAATCAATAAGTCCATATATTTTCCTTAAGCCCAGTGCGGATCAGTAGAAGAAACTTTACCTGTTTCTGCCCTTCCTGCAAATATCCAATTATGATTTCCGGTAGAAATTTTCAAATCGTACCAGCCTCCGATTTTAGAAGACGGAATCAGTACTTTAGAAGTCTTAGCCGGATCAATCCTCTGATTTTGTTTCATATAAGCATTTTCCAGTGTAATAATTTTTGCAGCTGAAGTAAATGTTATTTCAACATCACCATTACTTTTCTGGATCAATTTTACTTCCATTTTCGGATCTGAATCTCCTTCGAAATTCCGGTAAAAACCATTCGGTCCGAAAACTTCCCAATCATAACCATTTTCAGAAGATACAGCATGGTTGAAGCCTTGCTTTTTAAACATTGTATACGGGAATAAAAAGTCTTTATCTTCATTTAGCTTTTTACGGTTATATACCATCACCGGCGTTGCTTTCTCAGTGTGGTTTTGCATATCAATTCCTTTGCTGTTAAAGTTAACTTCAAAGTGATATGGCAACGGATTAGAAGGTTTTAATCCTTTTTCCTGCTTCGGGAAATACTTAGATTGTGCATTTTGCTCAGCATCACTCAGCGCTACGAAATTATTAGGAACAGGTTTTTCTTTTGCGGCATTTATACTTTCTATAAAAACCTTTTCCTGCAAGAAATCCAGTTTAAGATTTTTACTTTTTTCCTGATTGAAAGCCGAAGTAAGGTCTCCGCAGACTTCCCTTCTCCAATCGCTGATATTCTCTACATGAAGATTTTTATTTTTCTTTTTATTCAGGAAATGTTCTAAAAACTGCAAAACAGATGTATGGTCGGACACTTCAGAATTTACATAGCCTCCCGTTGTCCACGGAGAAGCCATAACCATCGGAACTCTGTATCCCAACCCTACAGGGCCTTCCATCTTTTCTAAACTATATAATTTTTCTGTTGAAAAATACTTTTGCTTAAAATCTACATATTCAGCACCGTCTTCTCCATGAATATCAGGCTGCTGTTGTGGATTATTAGGCGGTAAAAACGGAACAACATGATCGAAATATCCATCGTTCTCATCATAGTTCAGAATGAAAATGGTCTTCTTCCACACTTCAGGATTTTTAGTCAGAATATTCATGACTTCCGATATAAACCATGCTCCATACCACTGAGAAGACGGATGATCCGAGAATCGCTCCGGTGCAACCAGCCATGACACAGCCGGAAGCTTGCCTTCATTTACATCTTTTCTGAACTGAAACAGAATATCTCCTTTTGGCAGATACATTTTTTCACCGTTTACAGGATCTATCTCTTCAAGACTCCAGAAATCTGGATCTCCGGAATTAATAGTAAATGCTTTGTTATGAAGATTCTTTTCTTTTTGAGAAAGCTTTTCCCAGTTTTTAGGATCA is a window of Elizabethkingia anophelis R26 DNA encoding:
- a CDS encoding alpha/beta hydrolase — protein: MKLTTQVKAVADHMQNVQVFDAKDALDMSRKSYESMAAQFSVKKEMVRIIEEFNIDNGGHSIPVRVYRPEGSVTENSSAIIYTHGGWFVAGSFETHDAIVRKLANATKSVVIFPEYRLAPEHPFPAGLDDCIYITNWVFDNAVTLKIDQNKIGIVGDSAGGALSVAITSELGDRLRFQVLIYPAADNKLSTESWQTYANGPVLSLEGGVQAWEWYLQKEEDKQNPLAVPVLIKDFKHTPPTQVLLAGHDPLHDDGKILVENLRTSGVATEVVVYEEMIHGFMHMDSVFTEVQDAVENISTFINSHIA
- a CDS encoding DUF1801 domain-containing protein — translated: MKNLKLKTDPKVNDKFNNYPELIREKMQFLRELVIETAGETHGVDVLEETLKWGEPSFITKNGSTLRMDWKEKSPKQYAMYFQCSSRLVDTFRMVFGNQFRYEGKRAIIFQLNEKIPLKELKECIKATLLYHDVKHLQTLGI
- a CDS encoding peptidylprolyl isomerase — encoded protein: MKKVVFLCTVLLTLLNCKTLDLKEINLDKAAYEQLPEGLYGNLKTTKGDILVKFNDKESPVTVANFVGLAEGKIENSAKKKGEPFYNGTIFHRVIKDFMIQGGDPKGTGMGDPGYKFDDEKNDLKHTGKGILSMANSGPNTNGSQFFITEVATPWLDGRHTIFGKVVKGEQVIDDVANVEKGAQDKPKTDIVLEKVTIFTKGDAYKHYDAAKLFNEGKSKIAENNKVFLQKKEEEAKKKLEELKSGMTTTASGLMYKITKTTDGAQPVAGNTVSVHYTGKLTNGQVFDSSISRNEPIEFPVGTGRVIKGWDEGILLLKEGEEATFLIPPDLGYGARGAGGVIPPNAWLIFEVKLVKAKA
- a CDS encoding phosphocholine-specific phospholipase C, encoding MDRRDFLKKSGMVLGGLGVSTVIHPSILKAMNIKPAKGSTFYDAEHVVILMQENRSFDHCFGTLRGVRGFMDKYAFRKPDGKSVFFQKDKAGKTYAPFNLDIKNTRATWMSSLPHSWTNQQNALNKGKYDQWLLAKRSGIKEYQDLPLTLGFYNRNDLPFYYQLADAFTVFDQYFCSSLTGTTPNRLFHWTGTIRAEKSGDVQAHVINDTVDYSRNVHWKTFPEMLEENDISWRIYQNEISLSKGMGGEQEAYLSNFTDNPIEWFSQFNVKFSPKHHEFVQKKITELKDKLSKNPDNKERLEKELRYYEEDLKNFDPKNWEKLSQKEKNLHNKAFTINSGDPDFWSLEEIDPVNGEKMYLPKGDILFQFRKDVNEGKLPAVSWLVAPERFSDHPSSQWYGAWFISEVMNILTKNPEVWKKTIFILNYDENDGYFDHVVPFLPPNNPQQQPDIHGEDGAEYVDFKQKYFSTEKLYSLEKMEGPVGLGYRVPMVMASPWTTGGYVNSEVSDHTSVLQFLEHFLNKKKNKNLHVENISDWRREVCGDLTSAFNQEKSKNLKLDFLQEKVFIESINAAKEKPVPNNFVALSDAEQNAQSKYFPKQEKGLKPSNPLPYHFEVNFNSKGIDMQNHTEKATPVMVYNRKKLNEDKDFLFPYTMFKKQGFNHAVSSENGYDWEVFGPNGFYRNFEGDSDPKMEVKLIQKSNGDVEITFTSAAKIITLENAYMKQNQRIDPAKTSKVLIPSSKIGGWYDLKISTGNHNWIFAGRAETGKVSSTDPHWA
- a CDS encoding DUF4403 family protein; translation: MKKILLFVLVSAYSFAQDTVEYNFPKIKSGISIPVVIPMAEINRLINQSINGVIYEDKSYTDNNNDQFKTRVEKNGNIVIQGLTNNRIMISVPLKIWAEKGYGTLGYYAYQSTNFSVVMNFISNISFNNNWTLNTATTTAGFVWKEKPVLDYGKVKIPISSLIESTLTKQQQKFTGVIDQQVKEKMNMQPYLVMAWNQFVNPINISEEYHTWLKISPQSLSATPLKVYANQISATLGVDLYSETFTGNRPAAGATVTTVPGFVTKPAIDNVFKLQTTANIPFTEATKLAEQQFLHKEFTFREGKSKIVIESIKVYGKDEKVVIEAETSGTVNGTSVITGTPTYDPVKKKIVFTDTRFNLKTSNVFQKTLVFLFKGKIINMIEKEYGIPTLEMEKSSRKSIEESLNKEYYKGLFIKGKVIDFRPSDFVVGNSSITAIIDTKANAQLMISGLSF